The Erigeron canadensis isolate Cc75 chromosome 1, C_canadensis_v1, whole genome shotgun sequence genome segment ATCCATTCAGCCTAGGTTCTTCTCCGTGCTCATCAGCCCTGATATATGATCCATCCAAGTTAACATTATCATGGTCCCCTGGAGCACCATCAGGATGCCACCCATTATGCTCGTGTCCATCCTTGTGCTCGCCACTCCGGTCATATGATTTATCCCAGCCATTTCCATCAAATTCCCCTGTATCAGGACGTAATTGTTTCAGCACAGGTCCCTCCCTGTTTTTGTGAATTAGGTCATGAGCCAATCCATTCAACACAGGTCCATCTTCATGGTTGCGACGGTGATCATTGTGATGATCGTCTTTTATATTTCCAACTTGTCTATCTAAATCATGATTATAGTCAGATACCCTCCTTACTGATTGGTCTTTCCTGTCCGAATCAGATTTCAACTCATGGCTACGGGATCGGCGATGATGCTTATGACGGTGCTTAATGTGATGTCTTTTAACACCCTCTGAATCACTTGAATCAATATGTCTATGATGTTTATGATGATGGCGATGGTGCCTTGAATGTCTTCGTTTCCTTGTTCCACCATCACTTTCCTCACTAGATGAATCTGAATGCTTTGTGTGTCTCCTACGCTTTTCTAGCAATTGATCCTCATCACTGGAAGAACCCGAGTGATCAGAACCCGAGCTCGAGTGATGATGCTTATGCTTCTTATGACCACATTTTCTCTTGCGATCCTCC includes the following:
- the LOC122584307 gene encoding sarcoplasmic reticulum histidine-rich calcium-binding protein, producing MDCKTFIQLVEEKKKRVLAKKEAPLKWQQKLEAAIEANERKSKTTKHKRRSVSASDSDSGSESSQEVKKSRRKSHKKHRKHDKEKKEKRSKRKPKKRSSSSGDDSDSSYESELEERRRRRKPKRKYSSLGDDSDSYESESEDRKRKCGHKKHKHHHSSSGSDHSGSSSDEDQLLEKRRRHTKHSDSSSEESDGGTRKRRHSRHHRHHHKHHRHIDSSDSEGVKRHHIKHRHKHHRRSRSHELKSDSDRKDQSVRRVSDYNHDLDRQVGNIKDDHHNDHRRNHEDGPVLNGLAHDLIHKNREGPVLKQLRPDTGEFDGNGWDKSYDRSGEHKDGHEHNGWHPDGAPGDHDNVNLDGSYIRADEHGEEPRLNGWHHVPVVGNVTADGDGVEKGSII